One Perognathus longimembris pacificus isolate PPM17 chromosome 2, ASM2315922v1, whole genome shotgun sequence DNA segment encodes these proteins:
- the LOC125344045 gene encoding LOW QUALITY PROTEIN: crooked neck-like protein 1 (The sequence of the model RefSeq protein was modified relative to this genomic sequence to represent the inferred CDS: deleted 2 bases in 2 codons), with the protein MAASSSATAGKQRIPQAAKVKNKAAAPVQITAEQLLREAKERELELRPPPPAQRIADQEELSDYKLRRRKTFEDNLRKNRTVLRNWIKYARWEESLKEIQRARSIYERALDVDYGNIPLWLSYAEMEMKNRQVNHARNVWERAVTTLPRVSQFWYKYTAMEEMLGNIAGARQVFERWMEWQPEEQAWHAYINLELRYREVERARTIYQRFVLVHPHVKNWIKYARSEEKQAAFAHARQVYERAVEFFGEEHMDERLFVAFAKFEENQKEVERARVIYKYALDRIPKHRAQELLKNYTIFEKKFGDRPGIEALIESKCRAKYEAEVRANPLNFDSWFDYLRLLESHAEAETVREVYERAMANVPPSQEKRHWKRYIYLWVRYALYEELEAKDPDRTRQVYQASLQLIPHRKFTFAKMWLYYAKFEIRQKNVPFARRVLGTSLGKCPKNKLFKGYIELELQLREFDRCRKLYEKWLEFAPENCASWIQFAEVETLLGDLERARAIYELAISQPRLDMPEVLWKSYIDFEMEQEETERPRNLYRRLLQCTQHVKVWISWARFELSTGEEGSVARCRQIYEEANQTMRNCEDKEDRLLLLESWRSFEDEFGTVSEKDQVNKLMPKKAKKRRKVQTDYGSEAAWEEYYDYIFPEDAAANLANLKLLAMAKHWKKQQQEKEAAEQRAHEDMKESAVPTFLQMHFVQNPNDARKLEIDLIHKVCKDPSLGDAK; encoded by the exons CTCCCGTTCAGATCACTGCCGAGCAACTGCTCCGAGAAGCCAAAGAACGAGAGCTCGAACTTCGGCCGCCTCCGCCTGCACAGAGGATCGCGGACCAGGAAGAACTCAGTGACTACAAGCTGAGGAGAAGGAAGACTTTCGAAGACAACCTCAGGAAAAACAGGACTGTGCTGAGGAACTGGATCAAATACGCCAGGTGGGAAGAAAGTCTAAAGGAGATCCAAAGGGCTCGGTCCATCTACGAGCGTGCTTTAGATGTGGACTATGGCAACATCCCCCTCTGGCTGAGCTAcgcagaaatggaaatgaagaatCGCCAGGTCAACCATGCCCGGAATGTGTGGGAGCGGGCCGTCACCACGCTGCCGCGAGTCAGCCAGTTCTGGTACAAGTACACGGCCATGGAGGAGATGCTGGGGAACATTGCCGGTGCCCGGCAGGTGTTTGAGCGCTGGATGGAATGGCAGCCCGAGGAGCAAGCCTGGCACGCCTACATTAACTTGGAGCTGAGATACAGAGAGGTAGAGCGGGCACGCACCATTTATCAACGATTTGTTCTTGTGCACCCCCACGTGAAGAACTGGATCAAATATGCCCGCTCCGAAGAGAAGCAGGCTGCCTTTGCCCATGCCCGCCAAGTGTATGAGAGAGCTGTGGAGTTCTTCGGAGAAGAACACATGGATGAACGCCTTTTCGTTGCGTTTGCCAAGTTTGAGGAAAACCAGAAAGAAGTGGAGAGGGCCCGAGTCATCTACAAGTATGCCTTGGACAGAATTCCCAAACACCGGGCCCAGGAGCTCTTGAAAAACTACACCATCTTTGAGAAGAAGTTTGGTGACAGGCCGGGTATTGAAGCTCTCATCGAGAGCAAATGCAGGGCCAAGTATGAAGCAGAAGTGAGGGCTAATCCGCTCAATTTCGATTCCTGGTTTGATTACTTGCGCCTGCTGGAAAGCCACGCAGAAGCGGAAACAGTGCGAGAGGTTTATGAGAGAGCCATGGCCAATGTC CCCCCCAGTCAGGAGAAGAGGCACTGGAAGCGCTACATCTACCTCTGGGTCCGCTATGCGCTCTATGAAGAACTGGAGGCAAAGGATCCCGACAGGACCAGACAGGTGTATCAGGCCTCTTTGCAATTAATTCCTCACCGCAAGTTCACATTTGCCAAAATGTGGCTCTATTACGCAAAATTTGAAATACGACAGAAAAATGTACCATTTGCCAGGAGAGTTTTGGGGACTTCCCTGGGCAAATGTCCAAAGAACAAGTTGTTCAAAGGCTACATAGAGCTGGAACTGCAGCTGCGAGAATTCGACAGATGCCGGAAGCTTTACGAGAAGTGGCTGGAATTTGCACCTGAGAATTGTGCCTCGTGGATTCAGTTTGCGGAAGTAGAGACACTCCTTGGGGATCTGGAGAGAGCCCGGGCGATTTATGAGTTAGCCATCAGCCAGCCACGCTTAGACATGCCAGAGGTGCTTTGGAAATCGTACATCGACTTTGAAATGGAGCAGGAAGAAACGGAGAGACCACGAAACCTTTACCGACGCTTGCTCCAGTGCACGCAACACGTCAAAGTATGGATCAGCTGGGCTCGCTTTGAGTTGTCTacaggagaagaaggaagtgtgGCTAGATGCAGACAGATCTATGAGGAGGCTAACCAAACCATGAGGAACTGTGAAGACAAGGAAgacaggctgctgctgctggaatcTTGGAGGAGCTTCGAAGATGAATTTGGGACAGTATCAGAGAAGGACCAAGTAAACAAACTCATGCCaaagaaagccaagaagagaagaaaggtccAGACTGACTATGGGTctgaggcagcctgggaagaataCTATGACTATATCTTCCCAGAAGACGCAGCCGCCAACCTAGCTAACCTCAAGCTCCTGGCCATGGCCAAACATTGGAAGAAACAACAACAGGAG AAGGAGGCTGCCGAGCAACGTGCTCATGAGGACATGAAGGAGAGTGCAGTTCCAACATTCCTGCAAA TGCACTTTGTCCAGAACCCTAATGACGCAA GGAAGTTGGAAATTGATCTGATCCACAAGGTTTGCAAGGACCCCTCCCTTGGGGATGCCAAGTGA